The segment TATCCGCGTCATCGATGGCTTGGAGCACCGGCTGAAGCGTACCGTCACTTTCGCCACCAAAGGCCCCGCTGGCCGCGAGCGCGCGCGCTTGCGGTCCGTCGAGCACGAGGAAGACGTCCCGCAGGCCACTCCAGCGCGGAACGAGACGGTTCGATGGCGCTGAGATCACGTACGCGATGCGGGAGCGGTCGAGCATGAGCTCTTCCCTGCCCCGCCGAATCAGAACGCGCCGGTCGGTCACGAAGTAGCGCGTCTCACGCGCCAGCTGCCTCGGCCGTAGCCCTGCGGCCCAACCGGTTCCAACTGCAACCACCGCCAAGAGGCCGATGCCGAGCCCGACCCCGGACACCAGGAGGAGCGCTTGCCCCACGGTGAGCGCGTGAAGTTCGAGCAGCCTCTCGAGCGCCGGTAGCGCTCGCCAGGCAGCGTGCGTCGCCGCTGCGCCGAGCACGAGAGCGGACAGCACGCCGGCGCTGCGGCGCACGGTCCATGCGGACTTCCGCGGGACTCCGCTCCAGAGGACGCGCTCGCCCGTGTCGAGCCGCTGCGCGAGCGGCCTCGCACCGGTGCCGAGGGGAGCGCTCGCATCGACACCTCGGATCAAGGACAGCACACGATCGGGCGCCGCCAGCCCTGAGAGTGTCAGGCGTAGCGTTCGTCGCAACGCGCCCGTCGGCACCGCGCGAACGAGCTCGAGATCACCGACTTGGCCCCCCGCATGCCATCGCACGAGGGCGTAGCTGATGGCGTCGCGCGAGATCGTTCGACGGAGTCGACCGCATCGCCAAATGACGTGCTTGTCGGTCACGAAGTATTCGAGCTTCTGCGTCACCAGCACCGGGAGCCGCCACGCCAAGAGCGCGAGTGTCGAACACCACGCCGACAGGATGAGGAGCCCGCCGGTTCGCACGTCGAGGGCCGTGGCCAGTGTGATGGCGAAGCACAGGCAAACGACGGCCACCACGACGGCGACCCCGGCGAGAAGGCGCAGCGACGGCGTGCGAACGATGGTGGCCGGCTTTCCCGACCACAAGATCGTTTCGTCGAAGAGCGAGTCGCGCGCCATGAGTCCTTGCCGTGAGCCGCGCAACGAGCGCGCGTCCTCTACCGTGGGACGCCGAAGCGGTCCTGTAAAGTCACCGTGAGCTCCCCGGACGACGAAGGCAACGACGTTGCCCTACACGCGTTGCTGCGCCAACCGCTGCGCGAGGGCCGCTTTGCGCTCAAACAAGAAACTTTGTGCTCAAACGGGAAAGGCCTTCGGGGCGTTCCGGGGCGTCGCCCCGCGCCGATGGGCGCGCTCCACGAGCTCGCCGCAGAGCCTCTCGAAGCCGATGCCAACGGCCGCTGCCTCCTCGGGAAATAGGCTCGTCGGCGTCAGCCCCGGCAGGGTGTTGACCTCCAGCAGCACGACCCGAGCGTCACCGACCACGAAGTCCGCCCGCGACAGATCGCGACAACCGAGGACACGGTGTGCCAGAAGGGCGACCTCCTCGACGCGAGCACGCTGCCCGTCGAGCTCGGCGGGGCAGACGTGCACGCTGCGACCCCGCGCATAGCGCGCCTCGTAGGAGTAGAACGCATCGCCGGGCGCACGGACCTCCGTAGGGGGCAAGGACCTCGCGGCGTCGCCCTGTTCGAGAACACCGCAGGTCACCTCGCGACCGCTCACGAACTCCTCGACGATGATATCGGCGGAGAGCGCGAAGGCCTGGCTCACGGCGGCGACCGCCGCTTCGCGGTCAGGGCGCTCGGGAAACCGACCGATGCCGATGGCCGAGCCGCTCTCCGCAGGCTTCACCACGAAGCCGGCGGGCAGCTCGTCGAAGATGCGCGCGACCACCGCGTCGTTCGCCTCCCCGCGCGAGGCGCAAAACCCGCGGGCGACCGGGAGGCCGGCGGCGACGAAGAGGCGCTTGGCCACCGCCTTGTTCATGGCGAGGGCGCTCGCGAGCACGCCGGACCCGACATAGGGCACAGCCATCACTTCGAGCAGCCCCTGCAGCGAGCCGTCTTCGCCCACGGCGCCATGCACCACCGGGAAGACCACATCGTAGCGTCCAACGCGCAGCGCCTCGGCGAGCGCCTGATCGAGCTCGAGGCACGTCACGCCGTGACCGCCAGCGCGCAGCGCCTCCGCAACGCCGCGCGCGGAGACACGACTGACCTCCGCCTCCGACGAGGGGCCACCTTGAACGACGGCGACGCGGAGGCTCATGTCGGAGACGCCTCGCCTTGTTTTGCCTTGCCCGAGAGGTCCACGAGCTCGATGCCGAGCGCCTGGGCCATCTCGAAGATCTTCGGATCGCGGTAGAACTCCCCGAAGACCACCCGCTGGATGCCCCCGTTGGCGATGAGGCGGAAGCAGCTCCAACAGGGCGAGGCGGTCACGTAGATCGTGCTCGCGTCGATGCGCGCGCCGTTGCGCGCCGCCTGAACGATGGCGTTCGCCTCTGCGTGCACCGTGCGAACGCAGTGGCCTTCCTCCATGAGGTGCCCCACATCGTCGCAGTGGGGAAGGCCGCGAATGGAGCCGTTGTACCCGGTGGCGAGAATGCACCGATCACGCACGATGACCGCGCCGACGTGCTTGCGATCGCAGGTTGCCCGCGACGACACCTCGCGTGCGATGTTCATGAAGTAGTCGTCCCAGGGAACTCGTCCGGACATGGCCATGGAATCTCACCGCTCCCGCCCAATGACAAGCGCCGCGGCGGGGGCTCGCCGGGACTTCGCGTGAATCGGATTGACGCAAGGGGGGCCGCACGGCATTCGTCGTGGGTGAAAATTCCCCGCGCGGCGGCGTCCGGCCTCCTGGCCCTGTCGATTTTCGGGCTCGTCGTGCACGCCGCCGGCGGAGCAAACGCAGCCCTCCCCGAGCCCGCCGCCGCGACCGACGCGACGAGAACCCTGGCGACGCTCAAGTCGCTAGAAGCTGACACGGAAACGACGGCGGCGACGGCCGACGCGCGCGCCCGCGCGCAGGCGGCGCTCGCCCGGGCCACCGAACTCAGGTCCGCCGGCGACGACTACCGGGCGCGCCTCACCGAGGGCCTCGCCGTGCGGCTCGCCGAGCTCGCAGGCGACGTAGCCCGCGCCGTTCGCTCCGAGCGGGCTGCCGCAACGGCGCTGCGCGGGGCCCAGGACGCCGGCGCGCAGCTCGACCGGGAACGGGCGCTGCTCGAAGAGGCGCTCGCGCAATCGGGCCGGCTCCGCGCGCAGCTCGAGGCCCTCACCGAGAAGCGGCCGCCGGACCGCGTGGGGCGCGAACCGACCGATGGCGGGGCGAAGGCGCCCAAGAAGGCCGCGTCACCAGCACGCGTGGCCGACGGAGGTGCGCCGTGAGGCGCGTCGCGTTGGGCGCTTGCGCCCTGCTCCTCGTCGCTTGCGGCGCAGGGCAACGCCCGGCGACGCCGGCCCTTGAGGCCGCCTCGCGACTTCGGCAGTCACCGGCGATCCGGGACGCGGAACGGGTGGCGCCCCAGCTCGTCGCGCTCGCCGACATCGAGCAGAAGAAGGCCGACGAAGCGGCCGGCGAAGGCGACCTCGCGAGCGCGGAGATCTACGCGGCCCGCGCCGCCGCCCTCCTCGACCGCGCCGTCGCGACTACGCGCCTGCTCCGCGCCGAGGCTCAGGAGCGCGAGGCTCGCGCGAAGGCCGAACACGCGGCGGCGGAGCTCAAGGAGCTCCTGCTGGAGCGCGCGGCGCGCGTTCGAGACAACACGGCCCTCGAAAAGAAGATCGCCATCGCGAAAGAGCTCGAACAACCCAAGGCGACGAGCCCCGCGGACCCAAAGCGCGAAGCGGCTCGCCGCGTGGCCGCCGACTCGCTGCGAACGGAGGCGCAGCTCCTTTGCGGCGCCGCGCGACTCCTCGCAAAGGCGGATGCGACGCCGGCCCTCGAAGCAGCGGAGAAGCTGCTCTCCGAGCCTCTGGCGAAGGAGGGCGGTCCCGCCATCGACCTCGCCACGCGGGCGCGCGCCGCCTGCCTCGACGCGTTGACCAAAGGTCGTCGCGGCACCAGCGCCGCTCCCGCCGAGCAGCCCGACGTGTTCCTCACGGAGCTCGGCGCCGCCGGCAGCGACGTCGTGCGCGACGAGCGCGGTGTTGTGGTGACGTTGCGCGAGGTCTTCGACTCGAAAGAGGCGCGGCTCACGCCGAGCGCCGACAAATCCCTCGCCGACTTGGGCCGCGTTTGGAAGACGCACCCGTCGTTCCGCATTCAAGTCGCCGTCCACGACGCCGCCAAGACGACGGACGCGAGCGGCGCTCGCGGAGCGCTCGTGGCGGCGGCGCTCGCCAAGGCCAGTGACTTTTCTGTGAACCAGGTCAACGTGGTGCACGCGGGCACGAAGCTTCCCGTGGTCGACCCGGCGAGCGCCAAGCTCCGACCGCGCAACGCGCGCGTGGAAGTGGTCTTTGTGGCGGCCGCCCCCTGAGCCGCTCCTCCCCTGCATAACGCCTACATGACGAGCTTGTACCCGTAACCGTAGACCGTGAGGATGTGCGCCGGCTTGTCGGGATAAGGCTCGACCTTGCGGCGCAACTTCACGATGAAGTTGTCGACGGTGCGGTTCGAGGGCGCTGCATCGAGGCCCCATATCTTCGACAAGATCTCGTCGCGGCTGACGGGCTGCCCCGCCCGCTCCACGAGAAGGCGCATGAGCTCGACCTCGTAGAACGAGAGCTGCGACTCCTCGCCGTCGCGCTGGACCGTGTGCGCGGTGAAGTTGAGGACCGCGGCGCCCACGTTCACGAGCTCGGGAGCCGCCG is part of the Myxococcales bacterium genome and harbors:
- a CDS encoding D-alanine--D-alanine ligase, with the translated sequence MSLRVAVVQGGPSSEAEVSRVSARGVAEALRAGGHGVTCLELDQALAEALRVGRYDVVFPVVHGAVGEDGSLQGLLEVMAVPYVGSGVLASALAMNKAVAKRLFVAAGLPVARGFCASRGEANDAVVARIFDELPAGFVVKPAESGSAIGIGRFPERPDREAAVAAVSQAFALSADIIVEEFVSGREVTCGVLEQGDAARSLPPTEVRAPGDAFYSYEARYARGRSVHVCPAELDGQRARVEEVALLAHRVLGCRDLSRADFVVGDARVVLLEVNTLPGLTPTSLFPEEAAAVGIGFERLCGELVERAHRRGATPRNAPKAFPV
- a CDS encoding dCMP deaminase family protein, whose amino-acid sequence is MSGRVPWDDYFMNIAREVSSRATCDRKHVGAVIVRDRCILATGYNGSIRGLPHCDDVGHLMEEGHCVRTVHAEANAIVQAARNGARIDASTIYVTASPCWSCFRLIANGGIQRVVFGEFYRDPKIFEMAQALGIELVDLSGKAKQGEASPT